A stretch of the Sphingosinithalassobacter tenebrarum genome encodes the following:
- a CDS encoding heavy-metal-associated domain-containing protein, with the protein MMVRRFFPALLVVVALTLIGVAGMGVAQNTPNNGFDSSGSFEVGGIEVDVRGDDAESARQAGWRLAQRKGWTKLAQQLAGSSNARLSDSTLDSIVTGIIVERENIGPDRYIARLGVLFDRAKAGALLGVSVQVTRSPPMMLLPLEWSGGAGRMYERNNAWQEAWGRFRSGNSNIDYVRPRGTGPDALLMNAGQTLRRGRGWWREVLDTYGAADVLIAEVDLRREYPGGPVTGVFTASHGPDRAPLGRFALRVNNGSSLDALLDAGVRRIDQIYQDALNSGKLKTDRLLAFRPPEPKTEEEAPEEAPEEVRPAPADTPAVAAGTAVSVQVDTPDSTAFLASEGALRGIPGVRSVTTSSTALGGVSVMRVTYDGSIGSLRSQLEGRGWTVQQGPGVLRISKASQSPPPPPQPSPTDGTGEE; encoded by the coding sequence ATGATGGTACGTCGCTTTTTTCCTGCCTTGCTCGTCGTCGTTGCGCTGACCCTGATCGGCGTGGCGGGCATGGGTGTTGCGCAGAATACGCCCAATAACGGCTTTGACAGCTCGGGCAGTTTCGAGGTCGGCGGTATCGAAGTCGACGTGCGCGGCGATGACGCCGAAAGCGCGCGGCAGGCGGGGTGGCGACTCGCCCAGCGAAAGGGCTGGACCAAGCTGGCGCAGCAGCTTGCAGGCAGCAGCAATGCCAGATTGTCCGATTCGACGCTCGATTCGATCGTTACCGGCATCATCGTCGAGCGCGAGAATATCGGGCCGGATCGCTACATCGCCCGTCTGGGCGTGCTCTTTGACCGGGCCAAGGCCGGCGCGCTGCTGGGCGTTTCGGTTCAGGTCACGCGCTCGCCGCCGATGATGCTGCTGCCGCTCGAATGGTCCGGCGGAGCCGGGCGCATGTACGAACGGAACAATGCCTGGCAGGAGGCATGGGGCCGGTTTCGCTCCGGCAACAGCAATATCGACTATGTTCGCCCGCGCGGCACCGGGCCGGACGCGCTGCTGATGAACGCCGGGCAGACGTTGCGACGGGGGCGCGGTTGGTGGCGCGAGGTGCTCGATACCTATGGCGCCGCCGACGTGCTGATCGCCGAAGTCGATCTGCGCCGCGAATATCCCGGCGGTCCGGTTACCGGGGTTTTCACTGCCAGCCACGGGCCTGACCGGGCCCCGCTCGGCCGATTCGCGCTGCGCGTGAACAACGGGAGTTCGCTCGACGCATTGCTCGATGCCGGCGTGCGCAGGATCGATCAAATCTATCAGGACGCGCTCAATTCGGGCAAGCTTAAGACCGACCGGCTGCTCGCTTTCCGCCCTCCTGAACCGAAAACCGAGGAGGAAGCCCCCGAGGAAGCGCCCGAGGAAGTGCGTCCGGCGCCGGCCGATACACCGGCCGTTGCGGCCGGGACGGCGGTCTCGGTGCAAGTCGACACGCCCGATTCGACGGCGTTCCTCGCCTCCGAAGGTGCGCTTCGCGGAATCCCCGGCGTGCGTTCGGTGACGACCAGCAGCACTGCGCTGGGCGGGGTATCGGTGATGCGCGTCACCTATGACGGGAGCATCGGATCGTTGCGCTCCCAGCTGGAGGGCAGGGGCTGGACCGTGCAGCAGGGCCCGGGTGTGCTGCGGATCAGCAAGGCGAGCCAGAGTCCGCCACCCCCGCCGCAACCTTCTCCGACGGACGGCACGGGCGAGGAATGA
- the purM gene encoding phosphoribosylformylglycinamidine cyclo-ligase, which translates to MSEPDRGEGPYTYADAGVSIAAGNALVRAIAPLARSTRRPGADADLGGFGGLFDLKAAGFTDPLLVAANDGVGTKLKLAIEQDRHDGVGIDLVAMCANDLIVQGAEPLFFLDYYASGKLESGVAERVIASIADGCRQAGCALIGGETAEMPGMYADGDYDLAGFCVGAVERDRLLDGSQVRPGDTILGLASSGIHSNGFSLVRRLAADKGWKLDRPALFDQDRLLIDALMAPTRIYVKSLLPLLREGRVHGLAHITGGGLLENIPRVLPKDCHATVDAGRWEQSRLMAFLQAQGNIEPEEMARTFNCGIGMAVIVAPEDADSVTRALQAAGETVHVIGEVTADTRGCTVSGPAGSWSARSAWTATHHD; encoded by the coding sequence ATGAGCGAACCCGATCGGGGCGAAGGCCCCTACACCTATGCCGATGCAGGCGTCTCCATTGCCGCCGGAAACGCCCTTGTCCGGGCGATCGCACCGCTTGCGCGGTCGACGAGAAGGCCAGGCGCGGATGCTGATCTCGGCGGATTCGGCGGACTTTTCGACCTGAAGGCCGCCGGCTTCACCGATCCGCTGCTGGTCGCGGCCAACGACGGTGTCGGAACCAAGCTCAAGCTCGCGATCGAGCAGGACCGGCATGACGGGGTGGGAATCGACCTCGTCGCCATGTGCGCGAACGACCTGATCGTGCAGGGCGCGGAACCCCTGTTCTTTCTCGACTATTATGCCAGCGGCAAGCTGGAGAGTGGGGTTGCCGAGCGCGTGATCGCGAGTATCGCCGATGGTTGCCGCCAGGCCGGCTGCGCGCTGATCGGCGGCGAAACGGCGGAAATGCCGGGCATGTACGCCGATGGCGACTATGATCTCGCCGGCTTCTGCGTCGGGGCGGTCGAACGTGACCGGCTGCTCGACGGATCGCAGGTGCGTCCGGGCGACACGATATTGGGACTCGCATCTTCGGGCATCCATTCGAACGGGTTTTCGCTGGTGCGCCGTCTTGCCGCCGACAAGGGCTGGAAGCTCGACCGCCCTGCCCTGTTCGATCAGGACAGGCTGCTGATCGACGCGCTGATGGCACCGACCCGGATCTACGTCAAAAGCCTGTTGCCGCTCCTGCGCGAGGGCCGGGTTCACGGGCTCGCCCACATCACCGGCGGCGGTCTACTCGAAAACATACCGCGTGTGCTGCCGAAGGACTGCCATGCGACAGTCGATGCCGGTCGCTGGGAACAGTCCCGGCTGATGGCGTTCCTGCAGGCGCAGGGAAATATCGAGCCCGAGGAAATGGCACGAACCTTCAATTGCGGAATCGGCATGGCAGTGATCGTTGCCCCCGAGGATGCCGACAGCGTAACCCGGGCGCTCCAGGCCGCGGGCGAAACGGTTCACGTCATCGGTGAAGTCACCGCCGATACGCGGGGCTGCACCGTGTCCGGGCCGGCGGGAAGCTGGAGTGCACGCAGCGCCTGGACCGCGACTCACCATGACTAG
- the rnd gene encoding ribonuclease D: MHIHGLIEDSAALANLCNRFANKPFVAVDTEFMRENSYWPELCLIQIADDEEAAAVDPMADGLDLTPLLHLLTENQDVLKVFHAGGQDIEIVYNLTGKTPHPLFDTQVAAMALGQGEQIGYSNLVDSYLGISIDKGARFTDWSRRPLDKRQIDYAIADVTHLSKIFPKMLDKLMKTGRGAWLDEEMERLSNPENYRNDPDAAWQRVRIPSRKADVLGRLKALARWRELEAQNKDLPRGRIVKDETLADLAGNPPRKQADLGRVRGLSSAWSSNDIGGRLVAALADAKPLSSEEMPSRDSRKPALGKDGALVADLLKLLLKIRAKEISVAARLLARSDDLEALAAGQREDLAILRGWRYEQFGRDALALVEGQLGFTVRNGKLKMTRTEETEETA; encoded by the coding sequence ATGCACATTCATGGCCTGATCGAGGACTCTGCCGCCCTCGCCAATCTTTGTAACCGCTTCGCCAACAAACCCTTCGTCGCGGTCGACACCGAATTCATGCGTGAGAACAGCTACTGGCCCGAGCTGTGCCTCATCCAGATCGCTGATGACGAAGAGGCGGCCGCCGTCGATCCGATGGCGGACGGGCTCGATCTGACACCGTTGCTCCATCTGCTCACCGAGAATCAGGACGTGCTCAAGGTGTTCCATGCCGGCGGTCAGGATATCGAGATCGTCTACAATCTCACCGGCAAGACTCCGCACCCGCTGTTCGACACCCAGGTTGCGGCGATGGCGCTGGGGCAAGGCGAACAGATCGGCTATTCGAACCTTGTCGACAGCTATCTCGGCATTTCGATCGACAAGGGCGCGCGTTTCACCGACTGGAGCCGGCGCCCGCTCGACAAGCGCCAGATCGACTATGCGATCGCCGACGTCACGCATCTCTCGAAGATCTTTCCCAAGATGCTCGACAAACTGATGAAGACCGGCCGCGGCGCGTGGCTCGACGAGGAGATGGAGCGGCTTTCCAACCCGGAAAACTATCGCAACGATCCCGACGCCGCATGGCAGCGCGTGCGCATTCCCAGCCGCAAGGCCGATGTGCTCGGTCGGCTGAAGGCGCTGGCGCGCTGGCGCGAGCTTGAGGCGCAGAACAAGGATCTTCCGCGCGGCCGCATCGTCAAGGACGAGACGCTGGCCGATCTGGCGGGCAATCCTCCGCGCAAACAGGCCGATCTCGGCCGCGTGCGCGGGCTTTCGAGCGCCTGGTCGTCAAACGATATCGGCGGCCGGCTGGTCGCCGCGCTGGCCGATGCCAAGCCGCTGTCGAGCGAGGAAATGCCGTCGCGCGATTCGCGCAAGCCGGCCCTGGGCAAGGACGGCGCGCTGGTTGCCGACCTGCTCAAGCTGCTGCTCAAGATTCGCGCCAAGGAAATCAGCGTCGCTGCCCGCCTGCTCGCGCGCTCGGACGATCTCGAAGCGCTTGCGGCGGGACAACGGGAAGACCTCGCGATCCTACGCGGTTGGCGATACGAGCAATTCGGACGCGACGCGCTCGCACTGGTTGAAGGCCAGCTGGGCTTCACCGTGCGCAACGGCAAGCTCAAGATGACCCGTACCGAGGAAACAGAGGAGACCGCATGA
- a CDS encoding Ppx/GppA family phosphatase, with protein sequence MATLLFRKPRADTDPVDTRRAIIDIGSNSIRLVVYDGPPRLPAVLFNEKVMAGLGKSLGETGAIEESSLALARGALARFAMLAREMGVHDLRTVATAAVRDASNGKDLIKAAKAVGLQVETLSGLEEAMASGMGVLSGIPDADGIVGDLGGGSLELVRVVAGAVTDRISFPLGVLRIQAIRAKGHGALDRKVAKMLRESGWLGRGEGLPFYLVGGSWRAVARLDMHLSKFPLPIVHQYVMEPERIARLGRTVSHVSKAKLKSVAGLSSGRIATLGDAQALLTSVLKHLKSTRSVVSAYGLREGLLFSTLSPEARREDPLIAAAREEGDRLGRFPGHGDLLNQWVEPLFDDETPDLRRLRHVSCLLADVGWRANPEFRAERGLDTALHGNWVAIDSTGRAVLAQALFTALGGGQQSPEPLPQLASPDLLRRAQLWGLAIRLGQRISGGAESALRRCSLKLGNARLAVKVAPEDAALYGDSVERRHKTLAEALGVEPELRQ encoded by the coding sequence GTGGCGACCCTGCTCTTCCGCAAGCCGCGCGCCGATACCGATCCGGTCGATACGCGTCGCGCGATCATCGACATCGGTTCAAATTCGATCCGGCTGGTTGTCTATGACGGCCCCCCGCGGCTTCCGGCGGTGTTGTTCAATGAAAAGGTGATGGCCGGCCTGGGCAAGTCGCTCGGCGAAACCGGTGCCATCGAGGAATCCTCGCTGGCACTCGCACGTGGTGCATTGGCACGATTCGCAATGCTGGCGCGCGAAATGGGCGTGCACGATCTGCGCACCGTGGCGACGGCGGCGGTGCGCGATGCCAGCAACGGAAAGGATCTGATCAAGGCCGCCAAGGCGGTGGGGCTGCAGGTCGAGACGCTGTCCGGCCTGGAAGAGGCAATGGCGTCGGGCATGGGCGTCCTTTCGGGTATCCCCGACGCGGACGGGATCGTCGGAGACCTGGGCGGCGGCAGTCTGGAGCTGGTGCGCGTCGTGGCCGGTGCCGTCACTGATCGCATCTCCTTTCCGCTGGGCGTGCTGCGAATCCAGGCGATCCGCGCAAAGGGGCATGGCGCGCTCGATCGCAAGGTGGCGAAGATGCTGCGCGAGTCGGGTTGGCTCGGGCGCGGGGAGGGGCTTCCATTCTATCTGGTCGGCGGCTCCTGGCGCGCGGTCGCGCGGCTCGACATGCATCTGTCGAAATTCCCGCTGCCGATCGTCCACCAATATGTCATGGAGCCGGAGCGGATTGCACGGCTGGGGCGCACCGTCAGTCATGTCTCGAAAGCCAAGCTGAAATCGGTCGCCGGTCTTTCCAGCGGACGTATCGCGACGCTGGGCGATGCGCAGGCTTTGCTGACATCGGTGCTGAAGCACTTGAAGAGCACGCGTAGCGTCGTTTCCGCCTATGGCCTGCGCGAGGGGCTGTTGTTTTCGACATTATCGCCCGAGGCACGGCGCGAAGACCCGCTGATCGCCGCCGCGCGCGAGGAAGGCGACCGGCTCGGACGCTTTCCCGGTCACGGCGACTTGCTCAACCAGTGGGTCGAACCGCTGTTCGACGACGAGACGCCCGATCTGCGGCGGCTGCGCCATGTGTCGTGCCTGCTGGCGGATGTCGGCTGGCGCGCCAATCCCGAATTCCGTGCCGAGCGCGGGCTCGACACCGCGCTGCACGGCAACTGGGTTGCGATCGATTCGACCGGACGTGCGGTACTCGCCCAGGCGTTGTTCACCGCGCTGGGTGGGGGGCAGCAATCTCCCGAACCGCTGCCGCAGCTGGCTTCGCCGGATCTGCTTCGCCGGGCGCAGCTATGGGGACTCGCGATTCGCCTTGGCCAACGCATCAGCGGCGGTGCCGAAAGCGCGCTTCGCCGCTGCTCGCTAAAGCTCGGCAATGCACGGCTGGCAGTGAAGGTCGCGCCGGAAGATGCCGCATTATATGGCGACAGCGTCGAACGGCGGCACAAGACACTGGCCGAAGCGCTGGGCGTGGAACCCGAATTGCGTCAATGA
- a CDS encoding RNA degradosome polyphosphate kinase: MNRPADVRFEDEDPFAVDRGEGRYFNRELSWLAFNGRVMEEASNSAHPLLERLRFLSISGSNLDEFFMVRVAGLKGQQLQDVEQRSADGLTPGQQLAAIITEGTELVANQQATWQSLRPELAEAGITVLEADEIEGETAAWLERHFREQIFPILTPQALDPAHPFPFIPNRGSSIIFDLIRSSDREPIRELVLLPTTMSRFIRLPGDTARYVMVETLLLRFSNLLFPGYAVKEHASFRVLRDSDIELEEEAEDLVLYFRSAIKRRRRGRVIRLEMENGISSELEATLKEELGGSDTILTEKGQFLGIGDLSALVEEDRPDLKFTPYSPRFPERIREYGGDCFAAIRAKDIVVHHPYETFDVVLAFLRQAAQDPDVVAIKQTLYRAGKQSAVINALIAAAEAGKSVTAVVELKARFDEEQNLLWAAALERAGVQVVYGFIDWKTHAKISMVVRREGNGYRTYCHFGTGNYHPITARIYTDLSFFTADARIGRDAAQIFNYVTGYVEPQGLELIDISPRTLRTRLMELIDGEIANASAGKPGAVWAKMNSLVDPAIIDKLYDASNAGVQVDLVIRGICCLRPGVEGMSENIRVKSIVGRFLEHSRIWVFGNGKTLPSDAAKVFISSADWMPRNLDRRVEYMLPILNKTVHDQIVDQVMVANLLDNEQSWELQADGSYVRIHPDGARPFNLHRYFMTNPSLSGRGAALEAGGETVPKLTIRRRRAPARGH; encoded by the coding sequence ATGAACCGACCTGCCGATGTCCGCTTCGAAGACGAGGATCCTTTCGCGGTCGATCGCGGCGAGGGACGCTATTTCAATCGCGAGCTTTCCTGGCTCGCGTTCAACGGCCGGGTGATGGAGGAAGCGTCCAATTCCGCGCATCCGTTGCTCGAGCGGCTTCGCTTCCTGTCGATTTCGGGCTCGAATCTCGACGAATTCTTCATGGTCCGCGTCGCCGGGCTCAAGGGGCAGCAGCTTCAGGATGTCGAACAGCGCTCGGCAGACGGCCTGACGCCGGGACAGCAGCTTGCCGCGATCATCACCGAAGGGACGGAGCTTGTCGCCAACCAGCAGGCGACCTGGCAAAGCCTGCGCCCGGAGCTCGCCGAGGCGGGGATTACCGTGCTCGAGGCCGACGAGATCGAAGGCGAGACCGCGGCATGGCTCGAACGCCATTTCCGCGAGCAGATCTTTCCGATTCTGACGCCGCAGGCACTCGATCCCGCGCATCCCTTTCCGTTCATCCCGAATCGCGGGTCGAGCATCATCTTCGACCTGATCCGAAGTTCGGACCGCGAGCCCATCCGCGAACTGGTGCTGCTGCCGACCACCATGTCGCGGTTCATTCGCCTTCCCGGGGACACCGCGCGCTACGTGATGGTCGAAACGCTGCTGCTGCGTTTCTCGAACCTGCTGTTTCCCGGCTACGCGGTGAAGGAACACGCCTCGTTCCGCGTGCTGCGCGACAGTGACATCGAGTTGGAGGAAGAGGCCGAGGATCTGGTCCTCTATTTCCGCAGCGCGATCAAACGGCGGCGGCGCGGTCGCGTCATCCGCCTGGAGATGGAAAACGGGATATCCTCCGAACTGGAGGCGACGCTGAAGGAGGAACTGGGCGGCAGCGACACGATCCTGACCGAGAAAGGGCAGTTTCTGGGTATCGGCGACCTTTCGGCGCTGGTCGAAGAGGACCGGCCCGACCTGAAGTTCACGCCCTACAGTCCTCGTTTTCCCGAGCGTATCCGTGAATATGGCGGCGATTGCTTCGCGGCGATTCGTGCCAAGGACATCGTCGTCCACCACCCTTATGAAACGTTCGACGTCGTCCTCGCATTCTTGCGACAGGCGGCGCAGGATCCCGATGTCGTCGCGATCAAGCAGACGCTCTATCGCGCGGGCAAGCAATCGGCGGTAATCAACGCGCTGATCGCCGCCGCCGAAGCCGGCAAATCGGTGACGGCAGTGGTCGAACTCAAGGCACGGTTCGACGAGGAGCAGAACCTGCTCTGGGCCGCGGCGCTGGAACGGGCGGGCGTGCAGGTGGTCTACGGCTTCATCGACTGGAAGACGCACGCGAAGATTTCGATGGTCGTGCGCCGCGAAGGCAATGGCTATCGCACCTACTGCCATTTCGGCACCGGCAATTATCACCCGATCACTGCACGCATCTACACCGATCTGAGCTTCTTCACCGCCGATGCCCGGATCGGAAGGGATGCAGCGCAGATCTTCAATTACGTCACCGGCTATGTTGAGCCGCAAGGGCTCGAACTGATCGACATCAGCCCACGCACGCTGCGCACTCGGCTGATGGAGCTGATCGACGGCGAAATCGCGAATGCGAGTGCCGGGAAGCCCGGGGCGGTGTGGGCGAAAATGAACTCGCTCGTCGACCCGGCGATCATCGACAAGCTGTACGACGCCAGCAATGCCGGCGTTCAGGTTGATCTCGTCATTCGCGGCATTTGCTGCCTGCGCCCGGGAGTCGAGGGCATGTCGGAGAATATCCGAGTCAAATCGATCGTCGGGCGCTTCCTGGAGCACAGCCGAATCTGGGTGTTCGGCAACGGGAAGACTCTGCCGAGCGATGCGGCCAAGGTATTCATTTCCTCGGCGGACTGGATGCCGCGCAATCTCGATCGGCGCGTCGAATATATGCTGCCGATTCTCAACAAGACCGTGCACGACCAGATCGTCGATCAGGTGATGGTGGCCAATCTGCTCGACAATGAGCAGAGCTGGGAGCTTCAGGCCGACGGCAGCTATGTCCGCATCCACCCCGATGGCGCGCGGCCGTTCAATTTGCATCGCTATTTCATGACGAACCCGTCGCTTTCCGGGCGCGGGGCGGCGCTGGAGGCGGGTGGCGAGACCGTACCGAAACTGACGATCCGTCGCCGGCGCGCCCCGGCGCGAGGGCACTGA
- a CDS encoding I78 family peptidase inhibitor: MKPHLPLAVLMLAAGCAPADPGESPPPASTACGAERVQNYVGKQVDAVRAQAIAESGAEILRVYAEGDPVTMDYRPARLNLVTDDAGVIVTVKCG; encoded by the coding sequence ATGAAGCCGCATCTGCCGCTCGCCGTCCTGATGCTTGCCGCTGGTTGCGCCCCGGCGGATCCGGGCGAATCGCCTCCCCCCGCCTCTACCGCTTGCGGCGCAGAGCGCGTCCAGAACTATGTCGGCAAGCAAGTCGACGCTGTGCGCGCTCAAGCGATCGCGGAAAGCGGCGCGGAAATCCTGCGTGTCTATGCCGAGGGGGATCCGGTGACGATGGATTACCGCCCGGCACGGCTGAATCTGGTCACCGATGACGCAGGCGTTATCGTAACCGTGAAATGTGGGTGA
- a CDS encoding P-loop NTPase family protein, whose amino-acid sequence MTQLRLPLGMPEARDAEFLVSEANARAVHQLDHWGAWPVMAALLTGPRKSGRSLLARVFAEKAGGEIIDNAELWAEADIFHAWNRAQATRHPLLIVADVPPPQWEIRLPDLRSRLMATPTLAIDPPDDALMGQLLWRFFDRRRLIPAPDLVPWLVSRVERSYVALVRVADALEDEAGSRGPARLSIQMAKPTLEMAGLLPRSEPEAVSETP is encoded by the coding sequence ATGACCCAACTGCGCCTGCCGCTCGGAATGCCCGAGGCGCGCGACGCGGAGTTTCTGGTGAGTGAAGCCAATGCCCGCGCCGTGCATCAGCTGGATCACTGGGGAGCCTGGCCGGTAATGGCGGCGCTGCTGACGGGGCCGCGTAAATCCGGGCGCAGCCTGCTCGCGCGGGTATTTGCCGAAAAGGCCGGCGGCGAAATCATCGACAATGCCGAACTCTGGGCGGAAGCGGACATATTCCACGCCTGGAACCGGGCCCAGGCGACGCGCCACCCGCTGCTGATCGTCGCCGATGTACCGCCGCCGCAATGGGAAATCCGGTTGCCCGATCTGCGTTCGCGGCTGATGGCGACACCGACCCTGGCCATCGATCCGCCCGACGACGCACTGATGGGCCAATTGCTGTGGCGTTTTTTCGATCGGCGCAGGCTTATTCCGGCCCCTGATCTCGTTCCCTGGCTCGTCAGTCGAGTCGAACGAAGCTATGTGGCTCTGGTCCGGGTGGCGGACGCACTGGAGGACGAAGCGGGATCGCGCGGCCCGGCGCGGCTTTCGATCCAGATGGCGAAGCCCACCTTGGAAATGGCCGGGCTGTTGCCCAGATCGGAACCGGAAGCCGTTAGCGAGACCCCATGA